In Terriglobus sp. TAA 43, a single window of DNA contains:
- the proC gene encoding pyrroline-5-carboxylate reductase, producing the protein MSTELEYENTLPPAAMPGIKVAILGTGKMGGILLQAFLKNNLLHAEQIIATVAHPERAHALSAQYSVEVTTDNVEAAKQADVILLGVKPIQVPALIEQIRPVLTPQKMLVSFAASVKTSAIEDAASIEMPVVRSMPNTPAMLGAGITALCRGRFVSEDQLGIAQRIFGTVGRTVVVDEKHMDAVTGLSGSGPAFIYIIIEALAEAGVNVGLPRDIATQLAAQTTFGSARMVLETGYHPALLKDAVTTPAGCTVDGILELEEGGLRVTLIKAVKRATQRAKELAAG; encoded by the coding sequence ATGAGCACAGAACTGGAATACGAAAACACACTGCCCCCCGCAGCGATGCCCGGTATCAAGGTGGCAATCCTGGGAACCGGCAAAATGGGCGGCATTCTTCTGCAGGCCTTCCTGAAGAACAACCTATTGCATGCCGAACAGATCATTGCGACCGTTGCCCACCCGGAGCGCGCCCATGCGCTTTCTGCGCAGTACAGCGTGGAAGTGACCACGGACAACGTGGAGGCGGCGAAGCAGGCAGACGTGATTCTGCTTGGCGTGAAGCCAATCCAGGTGCCCGCGCTGATTGAGCAGATTCGACCGGTACTCACGCCGCAGAAGATGCTCGTGTCGTTCGCAGCGTCGGTGAAGACCTCGGCGATTGAAGATGCCGCTAGCATCGAGATGCCCGTGGTGCGTTCCATGCCGAATACTCCGGCGATGTTGGGTGCCGGCATTACGGCGCTATGCCGCGGACGCTTTGTGTCGGAGGATCAGCTCGGCATTGCGCAGCGCATCTTCGGCACTGTGGGTCGCACCGTGGTGGTGGATGAGAAGCACATGGATGCTGTTACGGGGCTTTCGGGTTCTGGTCCAGCGTTCATTTACATCATCATTGAGGCGCTGGCCGAGGCTGGTGTGAATGTCGGTCTGCCACGGGATATTGCAACACAGCTTGCGGCGCAGACGACTTTTGGTTCCGCGCGGATGGTGCTTGAAACCGGCTATCACCCTGCACTGTTGAAGGACGCGGTCACCACTCCGGCAGGCTGCACGGTGGACGGCATTCTTGAACTGGAAGAAGGCGGTCTTCGCGTCACTCTGATCAAGGCAGTGAAGCGTGCGACGCAACGCGCGAAAGAGCTCGCAGCCGGATAA
- a CDS encoding M28 family peptidase, whose translation MRRLSRLAATLLCFSFASLAASAQIPLLNERKDWSGPANAWWAHVSYLADDKLEGRRAGTPGYEKAVAYVEEQFKAIGLKPAGTNGYQQSFALVPTSIDTAASFFRINASGKTIDFPIGSDATLAPGMENTSVSNSPMVFIGYGLRIPKKHIDDFAGTDVKGKVVVFFNAPPINLQGPQRAYARSNDQRWKQLAAAGAVGMISLALAPPQNNANGPARAGGARLLFEDPALNSMKGLQVSATIAYNAGDKLFGGSGHSYEELRKLANAGETLPHFALPGTLEAKTTISKAAAVHMSNVIGLLEGSDAKLKKEYVVVSAHLDHLGIGRPVNGDSLYNGAMDNASGSASVIECAKLMAKYPHPKRSILFITLAGEELGELGSAYFASKPTVPKKDVVADLNMDMYLPLFPLRFIEVQGLGESTLGNDARAAFQLNDVEVQFDKQPDENRFVRSDQVNFVKQGIPALAFKFGWTPDSPEQKIFMDWVKTRYHKPSDDLQQPVDKAAAAQFTVVLGQLTTRVANGPRPEWYPESSFADQK comes from the coding sequence ATGCGTCGTCTATCGCGACTCGCCGCTACGCTGCTCTGCTTTTCGTTCGCCTCGCTTGCAGCTTCTGCGCAGATTCCACTGCTGAATGAGCGCAAGGACTGGTCCGGCCCTGCGAATGCCTGGTGGGCGCACGTTTCGTACCTGGCGGATGACAAGCTGGAAGGCCGTCGCGCCGGAACTCCGGGGTATGAAAAGGCAGTGGCGTATGTCGAAGAACAGTTCAAAGCTATTGGCTTAAAACCTGCGGGCACCAACGGCTATCAGCAGTCATTTGCGCTTGTGCCCACGTCGATTGACACAGCTGCCTCGTTCTTCCGCATCAACGCCAGCGGCAAGACCATTGACTTCCCTATCGGCTCCGATGCGACGCTGGCTCCCGGCATGGAGAACACCTCAGTTTCGAACTCGCCAATGGTCTTCATTGGCTACGGCCTTCGCATTCCGAAGAAGCACATCGACGATTTTGCTGGAACAGATGTAAAGGGCAAGGTTGTTGTCTTCTTTAATGCGCCTCCGATCAACCTGCAGGGGCCTCAGCGTGCCTATGCTCGCAGCAACGATCAGCGGTGGAAACAGCTTGCCGCAGCCGGTGCAGTGGGCATGATCTCGCTGGCACTTGCTCCGCCGCAGAACAATGCCAATGGCCCCGCCCGCGCGGGTGGCGCACGCCTTCTGTTTGAAGATCCCGCTCTGAACAGCATGAAGGGGTTGCAGGTGAGCGCCACCATTGCCTACAACGCCGGTGACAAGCTCTTCGGAGGCAGCGGTCATAGCTATGAAGAACTTCGCAAGCTGGCCAACGCTGGCGAGACGTTGCCGCATTTCGCATTGCCCGGCACGCTTGAAGCGAAGACGACGATCAGCAAGGCTGCGGCGGTTCACATGTCCAACGTGATTGGCCTGCTGGAAGGTTCTGACGCCAAGCTAAAGAAGGAATATGTTGTTGTCAGCGCGCATCTGGACCACCTTGGCATTGGTCGTCCTGTCAATGGCGATAGCCTGTACAACGGCGCGATGGACAACGCTTCCGGCTCAGCTTCAGTGATTGAATGTGCGAAGCTGATGGCGAAGTATCCGCATCCGAAGCGATCAATCTTGTTCATTACGCTAGCGGGTGAGGAGCTGGGCGAACTTGGTTCTGCGTACTTCGCGAGTAAGCCCACCGTCCCCAAGAAGGATGTTGTCGCTGATCTGAACATGGACATGTATCTGCCCCTGTTCCCCCTCCGCTTCATTGAAGTACAGGGCCTTGGCGAAAGCACCCTGGGTAACGATGCCCGTGCCGCGTTCCAGTTGAACGACGTTGAAGTTCAGTTCGACAAGCAGCCGGACGAGAACCGCTTTGTCCGCTCGGACCAGGTGAATTTCGTGAAGCAGGGCATTCCGGCGCTGGCATTCAAGTTTGGCTGGACGCCCGATTCGCCTGAGCAGAAGATTTTCATGGATTGGGTGAAGACTCGCTACCACAAGCCGAGCGATGATCTGCAACAACCTGTTGATAAGGCTGCTGCTGCACAGTTCACCGTGGTGCTTGGACAGCTGACGACCCGCGTCGCCAATGGGCCGAGACCGGAATGGTATCCGGAAAGCTCTTTTGCAGATCAGAAATAA